From one Rhodamnia argentea isolate NSW1041297 chromosome 1, ASM2092103v1, whole genome shotgun sequence genomic stretch:
- the LOC115750203 gene encoding major allergen Pru ar 1-like, with protein sequence MGVVTFAHELESPVAPDRLFRALMLDAHTLFPMLMPQYIQSIDLIQGDGGVGSVKQTNFSQGSLLKYAKHRMDALDADNFRCKYTLIEGDILSDGLKSVVYEVEFFDDGNGGSICRMTSDYCSDRDIEFRDEDIEAGKDRAMELYRAVEAYLLANPSACT encoded by the exons ATGGGTGTGGTCACTTTTGCGCACGAGCTAGAATCCCCGGTCGCTCCGGACCGCCTCTTCAGAGCCTTGATGCTTGATGCGCACACGCTATTCCCTATGCTTATGCCTCAGTACATCCAGAGCATTGACCTTATCCAAGGTGATGGAGGTGTCGGAAGTGTCAAGCAAACCAACTTCTCTCAAG GAAGCTTGCTTAAATATGCGAAGCATCGGATGGACGCGCTGGACGCGGACAACTTCCGCTGCAAGTATACTCTGATCGAAGGGGACATACTCAGCGACGGCCTGAAGTCTGTGGTGTACGAGGTCGAGTTCTTCGATGATGGGAATGGCGGGTCCATCTGTAGGATGACGAGCGACTATTGTTCGGACCGGGACATCGAGTTCAGAGACGAGGACATAGAGGCCGGTAAGGATAGAGCAATGGAGTTGTACAGGGCTGTCGAGGCCTACTTGTTGGCGAATCCTTCTGCTTGCACTTAG